From one Microbulbifer sp. A4B17 genomic stretch:
- a CDS encoding phytanoyl-CoA dioxygenase family protein, whose product MLKRTFSLAWKIPKWSFELASWGKSFKNNPIIGNYWLNLLGLHVFRVVVAHALFRFRLVLLSPLVPLDYRKEFIKNGYILKKNFLSEEQFLRLAKELNQFEGPVREIIEGTTVTQRIFMDYKERKRAPEFNALVENKLLDRLMRYCSSKNRPPLFYIENLCNHENVNPRPDPQRDLHADTFHPCVKGWLYIDETDNSNGAYVYVPGSHSLSWKRLKWEYKESLEACKKGADREPGRYWDGSFRVSREDLSKMEYQVEKLSVPANTLVIGNVYGFHCRGEAVQKSKRMTVWMQARDNPFNPLFTPFPKVTARAFEGIWKKALERLDQGKINSGEQRNFYGSLSRPDDKEAADKP is encoded by the coding sequence ATGCTGAAGCGAACATTTAGCTTGGCCTGGAAAATACCCAAATGGTCTTTTGAATTGGCGAGCTGGGGAAAGAGTTTTAAAAATAATCCTATTATTGGGAATTATTGGCTTAACCTTCTTGGTTTGCATGTTTTTAGGGTAGTAGTAGCCCATGCGCTATTTCGATTTCGTTTAGTGCTTCTCTCACCATTGGTACCATTGGATTACCGGAAGGAGTTTATTAAGAATGGCTATATCTTGAAAAAGAATTTTTTGTCGGAAGAACAGTTTTTAAGGTTAGCCAAGGAACTTAATCAGTTTGAGGGGCCTGTCAGAGAGATTATTGAGGGGACAACCGTGACACAGCGGATCTTTATGGATTATAAGGAGAGAAAGAGGGCTCCAGAGTTCAATGCGCTAGTCGAAAATAAACTTTTAGATAGATTAATGCGGTATTGCTCATCAAAAAACCGTCCCCCGTTATTTTATATAGAGAATCTTTGTAATCACGAGAATGTGAACCCTCGACCAGATCCTCAACGCGATTTACACGCGGATACTTTTCATCCGTGCGTAAAAGGGTGGTTGTACATAGATGAAACAGATAATAGTAATGGTGCTTATGTCTATGTTCCCGGCTCCCATAGCTTGTCTTGGAAAAGGTTGAAATGGGAATATAAAGAAAGTCTTGAAGCTTGTAAAAAAGGTGCTGATCGAGAACCAGGGCGCTACTGGGATGGATCTTTTAGGGTCAGTAGAGAAGATCTGAGTAAAATGGAATATCAAGTAGAGAAGCTATCTGTTCCTGCTAATACATTGGTAATTGGCAATGTGTATGGCTTTCATTGCCGTGGTGAAGCGGTTCAAAAGTCAAAACGTATGACGGTATGGATGCAGGCCAGGGATAATCCATTTAATCCATTATTTACCCCTTTCCCTAAAGTTACTGCAAGGGCGTTTGAGGGAATCTGGAAGAAAGCTTTAGAGCGCCTTGACCAGGGAAAAATAAACAGTGGCGAACAGCGAAATTTTTACGGTAGTTTATCTCGCCCTGATGACAAGGAGGCTGCCGATAAACCTTAG